From the genome of Spinacia oleracea cultivar Varoflay chromosome 2, BTI_SOV_V1, whole genome shotgun sequence, one region includes:
- the LOC110782007 gene encoding glutathione S-transferase TCHQD, producing the protein MQLYHHPFSVDSQKVRLALEENGVDYTSYHINPITGKNMEASFFRMNPSGKLPVFQNGSHILYNTIEILQYIERIAAVSSVGDDINLSNREVLEWMHKIQEWNPKYFTLSRVPEKHRLYVSKFIRRVIIARMAEFPDLASAYHLRLRNEYDTEEKLKDPEVIRRGELHLVRLLDEIETQLNNTSYLAGEEFTMADVMLIPVLARLVLLKLENEYIITRPSIAEYWKMVQQRPSYKRVIGRYFDGWRRQKTLTKTWCYIHMRSLLKKY; encoded by the exons ATGCAATTATACCATCACCCCTTCTCTGTAGACAGCCAAAAGGTGAGACTTGCACTAGAAGAGAATGGGGTTGATTATACGTCATATCATATCAACCCTATCACTGGCAAGAACATGGAAGCGTCATTCTTCCGGATGAATCCAAGTGGGAAGTTGCCTGTGTTTCAGAATGGTTCTCACATTCTTTACAACACGATTGAGATTCTACA GTACATAGAACGGATAGCGGCTGTCTCATCAGTTGGGGATGACATTAATCTCAGCAACCGAGAAGTCCTTGAATGGATGCACAAAATCCAGGAGTGGAACCCTAAATATTTCACGCTCTCTCGTGTCCCTGAGAAACACCGCCTAtatgtttcaaaattcataaggCGAGTAATCATTGCTAGGATGGCAGAGTTTCCTGATCTAGCAAGTGCCTATCACCTTAGGCTCAGAAATGAATATGATACAGAAGAGAAGTTGAAAGATCCAGAGGTAATAAGGAGGGGTGAACTACATTTGGTTAGGCTTCTTGATGAGATAGAAACACAATTGAACAATACTTCATACTTAGCCGGAGAAGAGTTTACAATGGCAGATGTTATGCTTATCCCGGTATTGGCTCGCTTGGTGCTCttaaaattagaaaatgaaTATATTATTACTAGGCCAAGTATTGCTGAGTATTGGAAGATGGTGCAACAGAGGCCTAGTTACAAAAGGGTGATCGGGAGGTATTTTGAC